The following nucleotide sequence is from Pseudomonas putida S13.1.2.
TGGCGAGCCGGCAGCACTGGATGAGCGAGCAGATCCTGCCGGCACCGGCGCTGGTGTGGCAGAGCGCGCTGGAGTTTGGCTCCGGGGAGCTGTGGGGGCACCTGTGGATAAGCCTGCAACGGCTGTTCTGGGGGCTGGCGGCGGGCATTGCCAGCGGCTTGCTGCTGGGTGTGTGGCTGGGGGCTTCGCGGCGGGCACAGAGGCTGGTGCTGCCGACCTTCGTGGCGCTGGCCCAGATCCCTACGCTGGCCTGGATTCCGTTGTTCATGCTGTTCTTCGGCATCGGCGAGCTGCTCAAGCTGGTGGTGCTGGTAAAAGCCGTGGTGGTCCCCGTTACCTTGCACACGCTGGTGGGTGTGCGCGATGCCCAGCCAAAACTGCGTGAGGCCGCTGCGGCTCTACGCCTGCCCAGGCACCTGCTGCTCCTGCGCCTGTTACTGCCAGCTGCCCTGCCCGCCTTCCTCACGGGTGTGCGCCTGGCCCTGGCCACCGGCTGGACCTCGCTGTTGGCGGTCGAGTTGCTGGCCTCCAGCGAAGGGATCGGTTACCTGATGGTGTGGGGGCGGCAACTGTTCATGCTCGACCTGGTGATGTTGTGCATTCTGGTGATCGGCCTGGTCGGCGCTGTGCTGGAGCGCAGCTTCTCAGCCCTGGAAAAGCGCCTGCTGTATTGGCCGCAGCCGGCCACTGGCGAGCAGCAGCGCGGGCCTGTGCCACGCGGCTGGCAAAGCCTGCTGCTGCCCTTGGGGCTATTGGCGCTGTGGCAGGCCAGCAATAGCTTTGGCTGGGTTGACCCGAACATCCTCACCTCGCCACTTGAGGTACTGCGCACGCTGTTGGTCGGCCTGGCCGATGGGTCGCTGCCGCAAGCCTTGTTGCTGAGCCTGCAACGCACCCTGAGCGGCCTGTTGCTGGGCGGCGCCGCGGGCTTGCTGGGCGGATTGCTGCTGG
It contains:
- a CDS encoding ABC transporter permease, with the protein product MNGVLSRNRRWLRGPLRGPIATQGRSHIGRERLLPWLLPVLIALLWVVASRQHWMSEQILPAPALVWQSALEFGSGELWGHLWISLQRLFWGLAAGIASGLLLGVWLGASRRAQRLVLPTFVALAQIPTLAWIPLFMLFFGIGELLKLVVLVKAVVVPVTLHTLVGVRDAQPKLREAAAALRLPRHLLLLRLLLPAALPAFLTGVRLALATGWTSLLAVELLASSEGIGYLMVWGRQLFMLDLVMLCILVIGLVGAVLERSFSALEKRLLYWPQPATGEQQRGPVPRGWQSLLLPLGLLALWQASNSFGWVDPNILTSPLEVLRTLLVGLADGSLPQALLLSLQRTLSGLLLGGAAGLLGGLLLGLSSTAERLFGPSLSALRQVALFAWVPLLTAWFGLGEGAKLVFVGLAAFFPLLIATQRGIASLSPQLGEAARTLRLNLWQRLRLLVLPGAAPAIFAGLRLSLIYAWLGTIGAEYFMPSDGGIASLMIGAQQLFRMDQVMAAMVLIGLVGALLGTLGQRLESRATRWRTA